GCCAATTCTCTGTTGGccaccagggccatctcctatggGGGATGTGCTGCACAGGGctttatgtttctattttttatatCATCAGAATATtatcttctcactgtcatggcctacgaccgctacgttgccatctgcaaacccctgcactacgggaccctcctgggcagcagagtttgcatccacatggcagcagctgcctggggcagtgggtttctctgtgctctgctgcacacggccaataccttttcactaccactctgccaaggcaatgctgtggagcagttcttctgtgaaatcccccagatcctcaagctctcctgctcagactcagACTACCTCAGGGCAGTTGGGCTTCTCATGTTCAATGCCTCTTttagttttgcatgttttgttttcattgtgctgtcctatgtgcagatcttcagggttgtgctgaggatcccctctgagcagggatggcacaaagccttttccacatgCCTCTCTCACCTGGTCGTGGTCTCTCTGTTTATCAGCACTGGCATGGTTGCCTACatgaagcccccctccatctccttctcATTCCTGAATCTAgtggtgtcatttctgtactcggtggtgcctccagcagtgaaccccctcatctacagcatgaggaaccaggagctcaaggatgccttGAGGAAACTATTTCCATATACTATATTTCAACATCAGTGATGTAGCTGTCTTTCTCCTATGACTCCCACCATAGTCACAGAAAAGAGCAGGATGATCTCTTGTTCataagctttttccttccttcc
This window of the Gavia stellata isolate bGavSte3 chromosome 34, bGavSte3.hap2, whole genome shotgun sequence genome carries:
- the LOC132320239 gene encoding olfactory receptor 14A16-like, which produces MSNGSSMTEFLLLAFADTRELQLLHFWLFLGIYLAALLGNGLIITAIACDHHLHTPMYFFLLNLSLLDLGCISTTVPKSMANSLLATRAISYGGCAAQGFMFLFFISSEYYLLTVMAYDRYVAICKPLHYGTLLGSRVCIHMAAAAWGSGFLCALLHTANTFSLPLCQGNAVEQFFCEIPQILKLSCSDSDYLRAVGLLMFNASFSFACFVFIVLSYVQIFRVVLRIPSEQGWHKAFSTCLSHLVVVSLFISTGMVAYMKPPSISFSFLNLVVSFLYSVVPPAVNPLIYSMRNQELKDALRKLFPYTIFQHQ